TGGAACTCCCCGATCTTCCCCGATACCAGCACCGTTGAACCCGGCTTGAGGAGACGTTGGTGGGGGGCAAGCATGTAGCGGTTCTTCGCGAAGAAGGTGCAGGTGAGGCGCTGGGTTCCATCCGTTACGTCAACCATCAGACGTACCCCCTGTCCCGATCGGTTCGAAACCAGATTTGCGTTCACCACCTGAACCAGAAGCGTTGCTTCTTCACCAACCTTGAGCCACTGGATGTTGGTGAGCCGTCCCCAGGAGTAGTAGCGCCTTGGCGAATAGTAGACAAGATCACGCACAGTCGACAGCCCGCCGTCAGCCAACCGCCTGACCGCAGCTTTGCCGACGCAGAGCGTCAACGGTGTCTCAAGACCTACCGCGTCCATTTCCCCACTTCCTAAGCTGCCATCTTCTTCAGCCAAGTCTTACACTAGGTTCCGACATAATCGATTCTCGAGGCCGGATACGCCGATTGGGACTCGACGAGGCGACAAGTGTGGGCGACTCTACAGCGCTTTTTGGGCCCGGTTGTTTGTCCATGTAACCCTGATTCGGCTAATCTTGCTTAGTTGCTTCTTCGACGCGCGGTCTAACCCGCCCGATGTGGGGGCGGAATGGTCATCAGTCAAGATGGCGATTTAGACTTTTGGAACTAATGAGGAGGACCCCGTGGCCTCGGTATGCGATATCTGTGGAAAGGCTCCGCAGTTCGGCAAGTCGGTCTCGCACTCGCACGTGCGCACGAACCGCCGTTTCAACCCCAACATCCAGCGTGTTCGCGCCCTGGTGAACGGGGAAACGAAGCGTATGAACGTTTGCACCACCTGCATCAAGAGCGATCGCGTCCAGCGCGCAGCGTGACACGTAGTCGTAGCAGACACTGATCCCCCACCTTTTGGCGGGGGATCTTTTGTTGTCCCCATGGGCGCTCACCATCGCCCTCGTCCCACATCTGTAAGCTGGCGACGCCACTGTTTACAGGGAGGAAAACGCATGAGACGCCAAGCGCTGCCATCCGCCGTCACATTCATCATTGCCGGAGTCCTGGCGCTTGCAGGGTGCTCCGCCAACTCCGGTGAGCCCAAGGGTGGCTCTGAAAGCGGCCCTGCTTCCGGAGGAAAACCCCTGGTTGTCGCCATGGAGTTGGCCTATCCCCCCTTTGAGACGAAGAACCAGGCCGGTGAACCCGAGGGCGTGGCACCCGACTTCATGCGCGACTTTGCAGAGCAGTACGATTACGACCTCACCATTGAAAACACCGCATTCGATGGCCTCATCCCCATGCTGCAAACAGGTAAGGCAGACGCAGTCATGTCGTCAATGACGATCACGGAGGACCGTGCGCAGTCGGTTGACTTCACCGATCCGTACGCACGAGCACAACTGGCTATCCTTGCCAACTCGGCCTCGGACATCACCGATATTGCCGACCTGAACGCGCCGGACAAAACCGTTGCTGTGAAAACTGGCTCCACCGGCGATGTTTTTGCCACGAAGAATCTTCCCGAAGCCCAGATCGTTCGCCTCGCTGACGAAAGCGCAGCGGTGACAGAGGTCGTCCAGGGGAAGGCCGATGCCTTCCTTTACGACCAACTTACGATCTACCGCAACCAGCAGCGGAACCCGGATACGACAACGGCCGTGTTCATCCCCTTCCAAGACCCCGAGTTCTGGGGAATTGCTGTCGCCAAGGGCAACGACGAGCTAAGGGAACAGCTCAACGAGTTCATCGCGAGCTACTCTGCCGATGGCGGTTTTGACCGCATCACAGACAAGTACCTTGCCGATGAAAAGCAGGCCTTTGACGATCTGGGTTTCACGTGGTTCTTCACCCTGGACTAAGGCGGTGGTTCACTTCTGATCGGGGAACGAGGACGCCTCCACTGAAGGCGCTCATCAACTACCTCTTCGTTGTCATCATTATTGTTGGGCTCTTTTGGCTCTCACTTTATGGCGCCGGAGTACAACTCGATTTTGGCTTTGTCGGCGAATACAGACATCGGCTCCTCGACGGATTTGTGCTGACACTGCAGATCTGTGCCGCATCCCTCGTGCTGTCAATGATCATCGGTATCCCTGTTGCAGTTGCCGCCCGATCACGCGTTCTGCCACTGCGATATGCCGCTGACTTCTACGTCAAGATCATTCGGGGCACCCCACTTCTGGTGCAGATCTACCTGTTCTACTACATCATCGGAACAGCCTGGGGAATCAACAACAAGACTGTTGCAGGAATCCTTATCCTCTCAATTTTCACCGGAGCATATATTGCTGAGATCATCCGGGGTTCGGCCTCGTCCCTAGACAAAGACCAGCTACTTGCCGCAGATGCGGTCGGGTTTACTAAACCCCAAACACTCCGCTACGTGGTTATCCCACAGATGGTGGCGCGGACACTGCCCGCACTGACCGGCCAGTTCGCCTCACTCATCAAAGATTCGTCCCTTCTGTCAGTCATCGCCATCATTGAGGTGACACAGACAATCCGCGAGATCACCGCAACCAACTACAACTTCTTTGGCGGATACATCTTCCTCGGCGGCCTCTACCTTTGTCTGACTCTGCCTCTGATGTTTGTGAGCTCCCACTTCGAGCGGAAGTTTGACTATGCGCATTGAGCTTCGGGACCTGAAAAAGTCGTTTGGGGATCAAGAGGTTCTCTGGGGGGTCAATCTTGACGAGCATTTCTCGACCCTCGCACTGATCGGACCGTCCGGCGGTGGGAAGTCGACGCTGCTGCGCATTATTGGTGGACTGGAGGTTCCCACATCTGGGGAAGTCGCGGTCGAGGGCGCCCTCGTCAACTACCAGGCGCGCACCCTCCCCGCGTATCGGGCTAGCCTCGGGTTCGTCTTTCAACATGCCGGGCTTTTTGACCACCTGACTGCCCTGGAGAACGTTGCCCTCCCCCTGCGGGTCGTCCACGGTGTGGGCGAGGGCGAAGCGCGGGAGCGAGCCGAGGAGCTGCTCAACAGGTTTGGCCTCAATGTCGTAGTGGGCAAGCACCCCTCACAGCTCTCTGGTGGTGAGCGCCAACGGGTTGCCATTGCTCGAGCCGTGGCCCCCGAGCCGAAGATGCTGTTGCTCGACGAGCCCACCAGCGCCCTCGACCCCGAATACACCGCAGAGGTCCTGGATCTGATCGATGGACTGAAGACGGAGGGGACACGGTTCATCATCGTCACACATGAAATGGGATTTGCGCGGAAGGCTTGCGACAGGGTTGCCTACCTCAGCGACGGTGTGATTTGCGAGCACGGGCCAAGCAATGAAACTTTCGCCAACCCGAAGACAGCCGGTTTGCAGCGGTTCCTTAGCAAACTAAGCCAGTGGAACTAGACCCGCTACTTCGCTCCCCCACCAAAGTGGTCAAAGCCGCCTCTCAGTGAGGTGCCGTCGAGTGTGACGCGCGTGCGCCCCTCCCCTCTTCGCGCCTCCCCGTAGTCACCAACCGTGCCGATTGTACGGAAAGGTGCTGTGACGAGGACGTAAGGTGGGAACGCCACAAGGAGACTGTGGTCTTCACCGCCGTACAGCACCCACTGTTGTGGGTCAGCGCCGAGGGCGTTGCCCACCTTCTCTAGAGCCGCCAAGTCGTCGTGCAGTCCATACCGAGTGATGTCGAGGGCGACGCCGGAAGCTTCCGCCAGGCGAGTTGCGTCCACCACCAGGCCATCAGAAATATCCATCATTGCCGTAGCGCCGCGTTGCGCTGCGAGAGGGCCAGCCTCCAGTGGCGGCTTGGGGCTGCGATAGAGGGCAACCGGCTCTTGAAACGGGGTGGGGACCTGGGCGCCGTGAAGTGACGGCGCGACCGCACCGGAGTCAAGCGCAGCCAATCCTGCCGCTGACCTGCCAAGTGTTCCCACAATGGCGAGGGTATCCCCCGGCGAAGCTCCGCTCCGTGTGATGGGCGCGCCAGCCAGTGTGCCGTGAGCGGTGACAGAGATGACGAGGACGGGGCCCCTACTCAGATCTCCCCCGACTACCCCGGCGCCGGCTCGATACGCCTCTGTTCCCAAGCCGCCAGCTAGGTCTTCCAGCCAGGCGACCTCCAAATCAGGGGGAAGGACCAGCGACACCACGAGCGAGGTTGGCTTCGCTCCCATGGCCGCCACATCCGCGAGGTTTTGGGCAGCCGCCCTCGCCCCCACTTCCGCACCTGTGGACCAGTCCCGGGTGAAGTGCTCGCCCTCGACCAAAACGTCTGTCGTCACGACAAACCTTGCTCCCGGCGCACCCACAACCGCGCAATCGTCACCAGATCCAAGCAGCGTGAGGGGCCCCTCAGGCAGGTACGGAAGGATACGAGAGATCAGTTGGCTCTCACTAAGTTCACTTACTCTCATCGGTTCTACCGTCCTCGTCCTAATGATTTGCCGTTGCCAGGTGGGAGATGTATAAACACATGGCCGCTGCTGCAGCCGCATTGAGTGACTCTGCGTGGCCGGCCAGGGGAATCTCGACAAGCAGGTCGCACAGGACGATGTCTTCCGCAGCCAAGCCACGCGCTTCATTGCCAAAGACCCAGGCGTGCGGCCGCGCAAGGACCGCTGTCAGTGCGTCACCGTGCCCGGTTAGGGCGGCCTTGGCAATGTCATCCAGTCTCACGTCTGCTCCGTGTCCTGCGGTCCCAAGCATGGCCCAGTCGCCAGGGCGGAGATTGCCCCGTACGGTTTCTAGGGGAACACGGACCAGAGGAATATGGAAGACCGACCCCGCAGAGGCTCGTATCACCTTGGGGTTTGCGGGATCTGCGGTTCCCGAGCCAAGGATCACTGCGGCCGCACCCATCGCGTCAGCTGAGCGAATCACAGTCCCAACATTGCCCGGATCCTGCGTCTCAGGCAGGCATACGACAAATGGCACGGAGACATCTGGTGGCACGGGAACGTCTGATGCGCCGGGGATGCTCTTGGCTTCGAGAGCCGCGAGGTCAAGATCCAACCTCTCCCAGATTTGCTCGGCTCCATGCTCGAGGGCCTCGGCGCCCGCGACGGCCGCAATCCCCTGACAGTCAGGACTTATCGCAGCGGCCACCTCCGGGGTAACGGAATGAACCCACCGGGTTGCCTCACGCACAGCCTTTGCAAGCGCGGGGTCGGCCATCTCGACCCGATCGGTGATGTAGATATCGATGATGGATTCTGGCCGGTGCAATGCCAGTTCGCGGACCGCCTGTGGCCCTTCGACCAGGATGCGGCCGGAGCGCCTTCGCGCGGACCTGCCGGTCAGCGACGCTACGGCCTTGATCCGGTCGGAGCGTGGGTTATCGATCATCGGGGGTTGTGTCATGGTTGAAACTCTACCTGTCCCCTCGGCGCCAACCCACCTGCTGGCTGAAGAGGGCGCCGCCGACTCCCCCCCTCCACGACCCCCGCTGGCCCGATCACGCCCAGCATGATACACATGGATCGCCTCCGCTCCCGCCGCGACGCCCCTCACTCACG
This genomic stretch from Schaalia sp. JY-X169 harbors:
- a CDS encoding amino acid ABC transporter permease, coding for MVLHPGLRRWFTSDRGTRTPPLKALINYLFVVIIIVGLFWLSLYGAGVQLDFGFVGEYRHRLLDGFVLTLQICAASLVLSMIIGIPVAVAARSRVLPLRYAADFYVKIIRGTPLLVQIYLFYYIIGTAWGINNKTVAGILILSIFTGAYIAEIIRGSASSLDKDQLLAADAVGFTKPQTLRYVVIPQMVARTLPALTGQFASLIKDSSLLSVIAIIEVTQTIREITATNYNFFGGYIFLGGLYLCLTLPLMFVSSHFERKFDYAH
- a CDS encoding RNA methyltransferase, whose translation is MTQPPMIDNPRSDRIKAVASLTGRSARRRSGRILVEGPQAVRELALHRPESIIDIYITDRVEMADPALAKAVREATRWVHSVTPEVAAAISPDCQGIAAVAGAEALEHGAEQIWERLDLDLAALEAKSIPGASDVPVPPDVSVPFVVCLPETQDPGNVGTVIRSADAMGAAAVILGSGTADPANPKVIRASAGSVFHIPLVRVPLETVRGNLRPGDWAMLGTAGHGADVRLDDIAKAALTGHGDALTAVLARPHAWVFGNEARGLAAEDIVLCDLLVEIPLAGHAESLNAAAAAAMCLYISHLATANH
- a CDS encoding transporter substrate-binding domain-containing protein, translating into MRRQALPSAVTFIIAGVLALAGCSANSGEPKGGSESGPASGGKPLVVAMELAYPPFETKNQAGEPEGVAPDFMRDFAEQYDYDLTIENTAFDGLIPMLQTGKADAVMSSMTITEDRAQSVDFTDPYARAQLAILANSASDITDIADLNAPDKTVAVKTGSTGDVFATKNLPEAQIVRLADESAAVTEVVQGKADAFLYDQLTIYRNQQRNPDTTTAVFIPFQDPEFWGIAVAKGNDELREQLNEFIASYSADGGFDRITDKYLADEKQAFDDLGFTWFFTLD
- a CDS encoding thiamine-phosphate kinase — translated: MRVSELSESQLISRILPYLPEGPLTLLGSGDDCAVVGAPGARFVVTTDVLVEGEHFTRDWSTGAEVGARAAAQNLADVAAMGAKPTSLVVSLVLPPDLEVAWLEDLAGGLGTEAYRAGAGVVGGDLSRGPVLVISVTAHGTLAGAPITRSGASPGDTLAIVGTLGRSAAGLAALDSGAVAPSLHGAQVPTPFQEPVALYRSPKPPLEAGPLAAQRGATAMMDISDGLVVDATRLAEASGVALDITRYGLHDDLAALEKVGNALGADPQQWVLYGGEDHSLLVAFPPYVLVTAPFRTIGTVGDYGEARRGEGRTRVTLDGTSLRGGFDHFGGGAK
- a CDS encoding amino acid ABC transporter ATP-binding protein, translated to MRIELRDLKKSFGDQEVLWGVNLDEHFSTLALIGPSGGGKSTLLRIIGGLEVPTSGEVAVEGALVNYQARTLPAYRASLGFVFQHAGLFDHLTALENVALPLRVVHGVGEGEARERAEELLNRFGLNVVVGKHPSQLSGGERQRVAIARAVAPEPKMLLLDEPTSALDPEYTAEVLDLIDGLKTEGTRFIIVTHEMGFARKACDRVAYLSDGVICEHGPSNETFANPKTAGLQRFLSKLSQWN
- the rpmB gene encoding 50S ribosomal protein L28; this translates as MASVCDICGKAPQFGKSVSHSHVRTNRRFNPNIQRVRALVNGETKRMNVCTTCIKSDRVQRAA